In Antechinus flavipes isolate AdamAnt ecotype Samford, QLD, Australia chromosome 3, AdamAnt_v2, whole genome shotgun sequence, a genomic segment contains:
- the KRTDAP gene encoding keratinocyte differentiation-associated protein — MKVPVLFVIVLLSLLALHSAQGAALGESQGWTTESNYVESSENTDTQFLNVDRWRSAFQSKEFLNWHALFEAIKEKLPFLNWEALPKLKGMRSMIPDAH; from the exons ATGAAGGTCCCTGTCCTTTTTGTCATCGTTCTGCTCTCTCTCCTGGCTCTCCACTCTGCCCAGGGGGCTGCCCTAGGAGAATCTCAG GGATGGACCACTGAGTCTAATTATGTAGAGAGTTCTGAG aaCACAGACACACAGTTCCTGAATGTGGACAGGTGGCGGTCT GCCTTTCAGAGCAAGGAATTCCTAAACTGGCATGCTCTCTTTGAG GCTATTAAAGAAAAACTCCCCTTCCTCAATTGGGAAGCCCTCCCCAAG ttGAAGGGAATGAGGAGTATGATTCCTGATGCACACTGA